A window from Bubalus kerabau isolate K-KA32 ecotype Philippines breed swamp buffalo chromosome 5, PCC_UOA_SB_1v2, whole genome shotgun sequence encodes these proteins:
- the TPCN2 gene encoding two pore channel protein 2 isoform X1, translating to MADTLEESEPLLSRAHGGSGRDCPRGVLTCSSVQESPGAVARRDLCLDQAVVLIEDAIQYRSINHRMDARSLWLYRWYYSSSSQWILSFTIFLILALAFVETPSSLTRTSDVRYRPAPWEPPCGLTEGIEALCLLVFAADVSVKSYLIGWAQFRRNPWLLAYLVVLVASLLDWTVSLSLVCQEPLRVRRLLRPFFLMQNSSMMKKTLKCIRRSLPEMASVGLLLAVHLCLFTVFGMLLFTGEKDAGQDRERLTYFFNLPEALTTLLVLLTTANNPDVMIPVYSRNRAYAIFFIAFTLIGSLFLMNLMTAIIYNQFRGYLMMSLQTSLLRRRLGTRAAYEVLSSVTAEGEAHPKRLGVKPEDFLQVLQKVQLDSDHKQAITEKLHSRADGLLSTDEFQKLFYEFDKRVIKEHPPRPEYQSPFLRSTQFLFGHHYFDYLGNLMALGNLVTICVFLVLDAHVLPKDRDDFVLGILNCIFILYYLLEMLLKVFSLGLQGYLSYSSNVFDGLLTIILLVLEISTLAEYGFPHRGWRPATLGLLSLWDMTRLVNVLIVFRFLRIIPSMQLMSLVASTILDLIKNMRAFGGILVVIYYIFAIIGISLFQGVIVAPRNSSLASVNGSAPCGSFEQLEYWPNNFDDFAAALVTLWDVMIVNNWQVFLDAFRRYAGPWSEVYFVLWWLVSSVIWVNLFLALILENFLHKWDRRSHLQSLTEELEDTSEMTQELPFRDVLEEPTEEELVEKLSRHPHLQLCR from the exons ATGGCGGACACCCTGGAAGAGTCGGAACCCCTTCTGAGCCGGGCCCACGGCGGCAGCGGCCGCGACTGCCCAAGGGGCGTACTCACTTGCAGCAGCGTCCAAGAGAGCCCTG GTGCCGTGGCCAGGCGGGATCTGTGCTTGGACCAGGCTGTGGTCCTCATCGAAGACGCCATCCAG TATCGCTCCATCAACCACCGCATGGACGCCCGGTCTCTGTGGCTCTACAGGTGGTACTACTCCAGCAGCAGCCAGTG GATTCTGAGCTTCACCATTTTCTTGATCCTGGCTTTGGCCTTCGTTGAGACCCCTTCCTCACTCACGCGTACCTCGGACGTGCGCTACCGCCCGGCCCCCTGGGAGCCGCCCTGCGGCCTGACCGAGGGCATCGAGGCGCTCTGCCTGCTGGTCTTTGCGGCCGACGTCTCCGTGAAG AGCTACCTGATCGGGTGGGCCCAGTTCCGGAGGAACCCCTGGCTGCTGGCCTACCTTGTGGTGCTGGTTGCGTCTCTCCTGGACTGGACCGTGTCGCTGAGTCTCGTCTGCCAGGAG CCCCTGCGAGTGCGCCGGCTGCTGCGCCCCTTCTTCCTGATGCAGAATTCCTCCATGATGAAGAAGACACTCAAGTGCATCAGGCGCTCGCTGCCGGAGATGGCCAG CGTCGGGCTGCTGCTGGCTgtacacctgtgtctcttcacTGTGTTTGGGATGCTGCTCTTCACCGGCGAGAAG GACGCTGGGCAGGACCGGGAGCGGCTGACCTACTTCTTCAACCTGCCTGAGGCACTGACCACCCTCCTGGTGCTGCTGACCACCGCCAACAATCCTGATG tgATGATTCCTGTGTATTCCAGGAACCGAGCCTACGCCATCTTCTTCATAGCCTTCACCCTGATCG GGAGCTTGTTTCTGATGAACCTGATGACGGCCATCATCTACAACCAGTTCCGGGGCTACCTGATG ATGTCTCTCCAGACCTCACTGTTGCGGAGACGGTTGGGGACCCGGGCTGCCTATGAGGTCCTCTCGTCCGTGACTGCAGAGGGAGAAGCCCACCCCAAGCG aCTTGGGGTGAAGCCTGAGGATTTCTTGCAAGTACTCCAGAAAGTCCAGCTGGACAGTGACCACAAACAGGCCATCACAGAG AAGCTGCATTCCCGTGCTGATGGCCTGCTGTCAACTGACGAGTTTCAGAAACTCTTCTACGAGTTTGATAAGAGGGTGATTAAAGAG CACCCGCCGCGGCCCGAGTACCAGTCTCCGTTTCTGCGGAGCACCCAGTTCCTCTTCGGCCATCACTACTTTGACTACCTGGGCAACCTCATGGCCCTCGGAAACCTTGTGACCATCTGT GTGTTCCTGGTGTTGGACGCGCACGTGCTGCCCAAGGACCGCGACGACTTCGTGCTGGGG ATTCTCAACTGCATCTTTATTCTGTACTACTTGCTGGAGATGCTGCTCAAGGTGTTCTCTCTGGGCCTGCAGGGCTACCTGTCCTACTCCAGCAATGTGTTCGACGGGCTCCTCACCATCATCCTGCTG GTTTTGGAGATCTCCACTCTGGCTGAGTACGGCTTCCCACACCGGGGCTG GAGGCCGGCGACGCTGGGCCTGCTGTCACTGTGGGACATGACGCGGCTCGTGAACGTGCTCATCGTCTTCCGCTTCCTGCGCATCATCCCCAGCATGCAG CTGATGTCCCTGGTGGCCAGCACCATCCTGGACTTGATCAAGAACATGCGGGCCTTCGGCGGGATCCTGGTG GTGATCTACTACATCTTCGCCATCATCGGCATCAGCCTGTTCCAGGGCGTCATCGTGGCTCCTAGAAACAGCAG CCTAGCCTCTGTCAATGGTTCCGCGCCCTGCGGGAGCTTCGAGCAGCTGGAGTACTGGCCCAACAACTTCGACGACTTCGCG GCCGCGCTGGTCACTCTGTGGGACGTGATGATTGTGAACAACTGGCAGGTGTTCCTGGACGCCTTCCGGCGCTACGCGGGCCC GTGGTCAGAGGTGTATTTTGTGCTGTGGTGGCTGGTGTCGTCGGTCATCTGGGTCAACCTGTTTCTGGCTCTGATTTTGGAG AACTTCCTTCACAAGTGGGACCGCCGCAGCCACTTGCAGTCCCTCACGGAGGAGCTGGAGGACACCTCTGAGATGACCCAGGAGCTCCCGTTCAG GGACGTCCTGGAGGAGCCCACGGAGGAGGAGCTGGTGGAGAAGCTGAGCCGCCACCCGCACCTGCAGCTGTGCAGGTGA
- the TPCN2 gene encoding two pore channel protein 2 isoform X2, which produces MADTLEESEPLLSRAHGGSGRDCPRGVLTCSSVQESPGSGPVQSWSGAHAHQAAGSTPGQGDRPGAVARRDLCLDQAVVLIEDAIQYRSINHRMDARSLWLYRWYYSSSSQWILSFTIFLILALAFVETPSSLTRTSDVRYRPAPWEPPCGLTEGIEALCLLVFAADVSVKSYLIGWAQFRRNPWLLAYLVVLVASLLDWTVSLSLVCQEPLRVRRLLRPFFLMQNSSMMKKTLKCIRRSLPEMASVGLLLAVHLCLFTVFGMLLFTGEKDAGQDRERLTYFFNLPEALTTLLVLLTTANNPDVMIPVYSRNRAYAIFFIAFTLIGSLFLMNLMTAIIYNQFRGYLMMSLQTSLLRRRLGTRAAYEVLSSVTAEGEAHPKRLGVKPEDFLQVLQKVQLDSDHKQAITEKLHSRADGLLSTDEFQKLFYEFDKRVIKEHPPRPEYQSPFLRSTQFLFGHHYFDYLGNLMALGNLVTICVFLVLDAHVLPKDRDDFVLGILNCIFILYYLLEMLLKVFSLGLQGYLSYSSNVFDGLLTIILLVLEISTLAEYGFPHRGWRPATLGLLSLWDMTRLVNVLIVFRFLRIIPSMQVFPLCASCQAVHLACAAGDPSPPSGISHLKGLLGAEDWSPEPSIHVHTCVTDTCNAHST; this is translated from the exons ATGGCGGACACCCTGGAAGAGTCGGAACCCCTTCTGAGCCGGGCCCACGGCGGCAGCGGCCGCGACTGCCCAAGGGGCGTACTCACTTGCAGCAGCGTCCAAGAGAGCCCTG GGAGTGGTCCCGTGCAGAGTTGGAGTGGCGCCCATGCTCACCAGGCGGCAGGCAGCACGCCCGGCCAAGGGGACCGACCAG GTGCCGTGGCCAGGCGGGATCTGTGCTTGGACCAGGCTGTGGTCCTCATCGAAGACGCCATCCAG TATCGCTCCATCAACCACCGCATGGACGCCCGGTCTCTGTGGCTCTACAGGTGGTACTACTCCAGCAGCAGCCAGTG GATTCTGAGCTTCACCATTTTCTTGATCCTGGCTTTGGCCTTCGTTGAGACCCCTTCCTCACTCACGCGTACCTCGGACGTGCGCTACCGCCCGGCCCCCTGGGAGCCGCCCTGCGGCCTGACCGAGGGCATCGAGGCGCTCTGCCTGCTGGTCTTTGCGGCCGACGTCTCCGTGAAG AGCTACCTGATCGGGTGGGCCCAGTTCCGGAGGAACCCCTGGCTGCTGGCCTACCTTGTGGTGCTGGTTGCGTCTCTCCTGGACTGGACCGTGTCGCTGAGTCTCGTCTGCCAGGAG CCCCTGCGAGTGCGCCGGCTGCTGCGCCCCTTCTTCCTGATGCAGAATTCCTCCATGATGAAGAAGACACTCAAGTGCATCAGGCGCTCGCTGCCGGAGATGGCCAG CGTCGGGCTGCTGCTGGCTgtacacctgtgtctcttcacTGTGTTTGGGATGCTGCTCTTCACCGGCGAGAAG GACGCTGGGCAGGACCGGGAGCGGCTGACCTACTTCTTCAACCTGCCTGAGGCACTGACCACCCTCCTGGTGCTGCTGACCACCGCCAACAATCCTGATG tgATGATTCCTGTGTATTCCAGGAACCGAGCCTACGCCATCTTCTTCATAGCCTTCACCCTGATCG GGAGCTTGTTTCTGATGAACCTGATGACGGCCATCATCTACAACCAGTTCCGGGGCTACCTGATG ATGTCTCTCCAGACCTCACTGTTGCGGAGACGGTTGGGGACCCGGGCTGCCTATGAGGTCCTCTCGTCCGTGACTGCAGAGGGAGAAGCCCACCCCAAGCG aCTTGGGGTGAAGCCTGAGGATTTCTTGCAAGTACTCCAGAAAGTCCAGCTGGACAGTGACCACAAACAGGCCATCACAGAG AAGCTGCATTCCCGTGCTGATGGCCTGCTGTCAACTGACGAGTTTCAGAAACTCTTCTACGAGTTTGATAAGAGGGTGATTAAAGAG CACCCGCCGCGGCCCGAGTACCAGTCTCCGTTTCTGCGGAGCACCCAGTTCCTCTTCGGCCATCACTACTTTGACTACCTGGGCAACCTCATGGCCCTCGGAAACCTTGTGACCATCTGT GTGTTCCTGGTGTTGGACGCGCACGTGCTGCCCAAGGACCGCGACGACTTCGTGCTGGGG ATTCTCAACTGCATCTTTATTCTGTACTACTTGCTGGAGATGCTGCTCAAGGTGTTCTCTCTGGGCCTGCAGGGCTACCTGTCCTACTCCAGCAATGTGTTCGACGGGCTCCTCACCATCATCCTGCTG GTTTTGGAGATCTCCACTCTGGCTGAGTACGGCTTCCCACACCGGGGCTG GAGGCCGGCGACGCTGGGCCTGCTGTCACTGTGGGACATGACGCGGCTCGTGAACGTGCTCATCGTCTTCCGCTTCCTGCGCATCATCCCCAGCATGCAG GTCTTTCCCCTGTGTGCGTCGTGCCAAGCTGTGCACCTGGCCTGTGCAGCTGGTGACCCGTCGCCACCCAGCGGTATTTCCCATCTGAAGGGGCTCCTGGGTGCAGAGGACTGGTCCCCTGAGCCCTCCATACATGTACACACCTGTGTGACCGACACGTGCAATGCACACAGCACATGA